A window of the Nocardia sp. NBC_01329 genome harbors these coding sequences:
- a CDS encoding cutinase family protein, whose amino-acid sequence MSRGRTGRRRPAGCLTVLVVGVVGLVIVILLWYLLAGCLREPEPGPGPEPGPGEPTSQPASCPDVQMISVPGTWESNSDDDPHSPTANPASLMLNVSGPVQEQFPAGRVDVYTVPYIAQFSNPVAIPPDGQASYNVSRTEGTRRTFDFLTQRHQECPLTNYVLAGFSQGAVIIGDIAEQIGKGNGPVPASRVLGVTLIADGRRSGETGEGQPIQVGTPPPGVGAEVALAGLTVPGITMTGVRKGGFGELADRVYTICAPGDLICDAPRNALTPANILGSVGTLTQAVGNPVHSLYHNFVVDPDGTTATQWAADWAVGLVGSAPSPPHS is encoded by the coding sequence ATGAGTAGGGGACGTACCGGGCGCCGCCGACCGGCGGGTTGTCTGACTGTGCTCGTGGTGGGAGTCGTCGGGCTCGTCATCGTGATTTTGCTCTGGTATCTGCTGGCCGGCTGTCTGCGCGAGCCCGAACCCGGCCCGGGTCCCGAGCCCGGGCCTGGTGAACCGACCAGCCAGCCCGCGAGTTGCCCGGATGTGCAGATGATCTCGGTGCCGGGTACTTGGGAGTCCAACAGTGACGATGATCCGCACAGCCCGACGGCCAATCCCGCTTCGTTGATGCTGAATGTGAGCGGCCCGGTTCAGGAGCAGTTCCCGGCCGGGCGGGTCGATGTCTATACCGTCCCCTACATCGCGCAGTTCTCCAATCCGGTGGCGATCCCGCCGGACGGTCAGGCCTCCTACAACGTGAGCCGTACCGAGGGCACACGGCGGACCTTCGATTTCCTGACTCAGCGTCATCAGGAGTGTCCGCTCACCAACTATGTGCTGGCCGGGTTCTCGCAGGGTGCGGTCATCATCGGCGATATCGCCGAGCAGATCGGTAAGGGCAATGGCCCGGTGCCCGCGAGCCGGGTGCTCGGCGTCACGTTGATCGCCGACGGTCGGCGATCCGGCGAGACCGGGGAGGGGCAGCCGATCCAGGTCGGCACTCCGCCGCCCGGGGTCGGTGCGGAGGTGGCGTTGGCCGGTCTCACCGTGCCCGGGATCACCATGACGGGTGTGCGCAAAGGCGGGTTCGGGGAATTGGCGGACCGGGTGTACACGATCTGCGCGCCCGGTGATCTGATCTGCGACGCGCCCCGCAATGCGCTTACTCCGGCCAATATTCTGGGCAGTGTCGGCACCCTGACTCAGGCTGTGGGCAATCCCGTGCACAGCCTCTACCACAACTTCGTGGTCGATCCGGACGGTACGACCGCCACGCAGTGGGCGGCCGACTGGGCGGTCGGTCTGGTCGGTAGTGCGCCGTCGCCGCCGCATTCCTGA
- a CDS encoding DUF732 domain-containing protein yields MYRTRGTLLGVVAAVAAAGLLAGCGDEESTATSTPTLSTQAGAPSASSAPAPSAESPAPAPEGEAPAPEQPGEPEAPAEEPERPAPVPPEATQSGQLGEREQTFVDELGKQGVTPSSPDIALSIGNYVCQGVAAGTSDADMVTFVNAMAGSDPSFDPAKMPVEQAGQIYISTAKAHYC; encoded by the coding sequence ATGTATCGGACCCGAGGCACATTGCTCGGTGTGGTGGCGGCGGTCGCGGCCGCCGGATTGCTCGCCGGCTGCGGCGACGAGGAATCGACCGCGACCAGCACTCCCACACTGTCGACCCAGGCCGGAGCGCCGTCCGCGAGTTCGGCTCCGGCTCCTTCGGCCGAGAGTCCGGCTCCGGCTCCGGAGGGTGAGGCGCCGGCTCCCGAGCAGCCCGGCGAACCCGAGGCACCGGCCGAGGAGCCGGAGCGTCCCGCCCCGGTGCCGCCGGAGGCGACCCAATCCGGGCAGCTCGGCGAGAGAGAACAGACTTTCGTCGATGAGCTGGGCAAGCAGGGCGTGACCCCGTCGTCGCCGGATATCGCGTTGAGTATCGGCAATTACGTCTGCCAGGGTGTGGCTGCGGGGACTTCCGATGCCGATATGGTGACGTTCGTGAACGCGATGGCCGGTTCGGATCCGTCGTTCGACCCGGCGAAGATGCCGGTCGAGCAGGCGGGTCAGATCTACATCAGTACCGCTAAAGCGCACTACTGCTAG